The following proteins are encoded in a genomic region of Drosophila willistoni isolate 14030-0811.24 chromosome 3R, UCI_dwil_1.1, whole genome shotgun sequence:
- the LOC6649619 gene encoding homeobox protein GHOX-7: MCDFSIEYILNRAGDRYIGTNASVGVIQHLQRVSRLPYHHHHPHPYARPANYESDRSPPTSVPVNTDPPSAGLEDGQLPIMYDWLQYTRYHPPKLPRAMRTGGPAKRTPGRLPRIPFTPAQLQALESAYKDSNYLSAEDANKLAESLDLTNTRVKIWFQNRRARERREKREKDESCDSTFSSNASSPEPEMIVIV; the protein is encoded by the coding sequence atgtgtGATTTTAGCATTGAATATATACTGAATCGTGCCGGCGATAGATATATCGGTACAAATGCTTCCGTCGGTGTAATCCAGCATCTTCAGCGGGTTAGCCGGTTGccatatcatcatcatcatcctcatcccTATGCCCGTCCAGCAAATTATGAGAGTGATAGATCACCACCAACTAGTGTTCCAGTTAATACTGATCCTCCGTCAGCTGGGCTCGAGGATGGTCAGCTGCCCATCATGTACGATTGGCTACAATATACACGCTACCATCCGCCCAAGTTGCCACGTGCCATGCGAACTGGAGGACCTGCCAAACGAACTCCTGGACGTCTGCCACGTATTCCCTTTACACCCGCTCAGCTGCAGGCTTTGGAATCGGCCTACAAGGACTCCAACTATTTGAGCGCAGAAGATGCAAATAAGTTGGCCGAGTCCTTGGATCTAACCAATACGCGAGTGAAAATCTGGTTCCAAAATCGCCGTGCTCGCGAACGTCGAGAGAAACGGGAAAAGGATGAAAGCTGCGACTCCACATTCTCATCCAATGCATCCAGTCCGGAACCGGAAATGATTGTCATTGTTTAG